In a genomic window of Niallia taxi:
- a CDS encoding response regulator transcription factor, whose translation MFKILVVEDDVNTRKLMCAVLKQYGFDAYAAEDGISALHFMESQHVDLVVLDLMMPNMDGYELTRQLRSSWEHLPILMVTAKQEPNDKKQGFLAGTDDYMTKPVDEEEMVLRIKALLRRAQIASEHKLTVGKSVLDYDALTVSNRDTVIALPPKEFYLLFKLLSYPNMIFTRMQLMDEIWGLESETNDRTLNVHINRLRDRFKDWSDFDIVTVRGLGYKAVKRA comes from the coding sequence ATGTTTAAAATATTAGTGGTTGAAGATGATGTGAATACAAGAAAGCTGATGTGTGCTGTATTAAAGCAGTACGGCTTCGATGCTTATGCTGCGGAGGATGGCATCTCTGCACTTCACTTTATGGAAAGTCAGCATGTTGATTTAGTGGTGCTTGATTTAATGATGCCAAATATGGACGGCTATGAATTAACAAGACAGCTCCGGTCCTCATGGGAGCATCTGCCTATTTTAATGGTTACAGCAAAGCAGGAACCAAACGATAAAAAACAAGGGTTTCTTGCTGGTACAGATGATTATATGACAAAGCCAGTCGATGAAGAGGAAATGGTACTGCGTATTAAAGCATTGCTTCGCAGAGCCCAAATAGCAAGTGAGCATAAACTGACAGTTGGTAAATCTGTCTTAGATTATGATGCTTTGACTGTTTCAAACAGAGATACTGTGATTGCATTGCCTCCAAAGGAGTTTTATCTTTTGTTTAAGCTGCTTTCCTATCCGAACATGATTTTTACACGTATGCAGCTGATGGACGAAATTTGGGGACTCGAATCAGAAACAAATGACCGCACATTAAATGTTCATATTAATCGGTTGCGGGACAGGTTTAAAGATTGGTCTGACTTTGACATTGTGACTGTCAGAGGTCTTGGCTACAAGGCTGTGAAAAGAGCATGA
- a CDS encoding HAMP domain-containing sensor histidine kinase, which translates to MREFFKKRLSLAITLVIFVFFVFLATFIIALAITIFLNYIGYVKHSDMTKALPFFGFVGFCILLGTSLTAFLSKKALNPIRTVIDATHKVADGDFSVKVNIKGIGELEELSQSFNKMTYELSSIETLRSDFVNNFSHEFKTPIVSIRGFAKLLKENNLTEEERQEYLHIIMTESERLAALSTNVLALSKYEHSEIISDKMPFRLDEQIRKTIVLMEPKWSAKDITVNVELDNVTFSGNEDLTQQIWVNLIDNAIKFSHNGSAIHISLSNKTDKIEFAIQDDGIGMDSQTKARLFDKFYQGDISHAKQGNGLGLSLVKRIVQLCSGTIYVESAKDEGSKFTIILPK; encoded by the coding sequence ATGAGGGAGTTCTTTAAAAAAAGGTTAAGCCTTGCTATAACATTAGTTATTTTTGTATTTTTTGTGTTTTTGGCAACATTTATTATTGCACTAGCTATTACTATCTTTTTAAACTATATAGGTTATGTAAAACATAGTGATATGACAAAAGCCCTTCCCTTCTTTGGTTTTGTCGGCTTTTGCATATTGCTTGGTACTTCACTGACGGCTTTTCTCAGTAAAAAAGCATTAAATCCGATACGAACCGTTATTGATGCTACACATAAGGTGGCAGATGGCGATTTTTCAGTAAAGGTTAATATAAAGGGCATTGGCGAATTGGAGGAGCTTTCACAAAGCTTTAATAAGATGACTTATGAACTTTCTAGTATTGAGACATTAAGAAGTGATTTCGTCAATAATTTCTCTCATGAATTTAAAACACCAATCGTTTCAATCCGGGGATTTGCTAAGCTCTTAAAGGAAAATAATTTGACAGAGGAAGAACGGCAAGAGTATCTACATATTATCATGACAGAATCAGAGCGTCTTGCTGCTCTATCTACAAATGTACTTGCATTATCAAAATATGAGCACTCAGAAATTATTTCGGATAAGATGCCGTTTAGGTTAGATGAACAAATTAGAAAAACAATTGTTCTGATGGAGCCAAAGTGGTCAGCAAAAGATATCACTGTAAATGTGGAATTGGACAATGTAACCTTCAGCGGCAATGAAGATTTAACACAACAAATATGGGTTAATTTAATTGATAATGCCATTAAATTTTCCCATAACGGCAGCGCAATTCATATTAGTCTTAGTAATAAGACTGATAAAATTGAATTTGCCATTCAAGATGACGGCATCGGGATGGACAGCCAGACAAAAGCTCGTCTTTTTGATAAATTTTATCAAGGAGATATCTCTCATGCAAAACAAGGAAACGGGTTAGGACTTTCCCTTGTCAAACGAATTGTCCAGCTATGCAGTGGGACCATTTATGTAGAAAGCGCAAAGGATGAAGGCAGTAAATTCACCATCATCCTTCCAAAATAA
- a CDS encoding FbpB family small basic protein translates to MRKKTFKELVNENKKIILDDQKSVEQIYKKIDDKHLQPQK, encoded by the coding sequence GTGAGGAAAAAGACCTTTAAAGAATTAGTTAATGAGAACAAGAAAATTATTTTAGATGACCAAAAGTCTGTTGAACAAATATATAAGAAGATTGACGATAAACATTTGCAGCCGCAAAAATGA
- the fbpA gene encoding Fur-regulated basic protein FbpA, translating into MSIWSNAVEVRRAFIIDQLLSIGIYKKENVQLYELSLSELESEYYLHIRGKRL; encoded by the coding sequence TTGTCTATATGGAGTAATGCAGTAGAAGTAAGAAGAGCGTTTATAATAGATCAGCTGTTAAGCATCGGTATATATAAAAAAGAAAATGTCCAGTTATATGAGCTAAGTCTTAGTGAATTAGAAAGTGAGTATTACTTACATATTAGGGGGAAAAGGCTGTGA
- a CDS encoding winged helix-turn-helix transcriptional regulator has protein sequence MNDQHQLGPKVERSFELIGKRWTGLIIYVLLSGPKRFSEIHKIIPDLSKRMLTERMKELEDHGIVIRHIVKERPVRAEYLLTEKGMELGKILGPLSQWGESWMSD, from the coding sequence ATGAACGATCAGCATCAATTAGGTCCTAAAGTTGAAAGAAGCTTTGAGCTTATAGGGAAAAGATGGACGGGCTTAATTATTTATGTTTTGTTAAGCGGACCAAAGCGCTTTAGTGAGATACACAAAATCATTCCTGATTTAAGCAAACGAATGCTTACTGAACGAATGAAAGAGTTAGAAGATCACGGGATCGTAATCCGGCATATAGTCAAAGAAAGACCCGTTCGCGCCGAATACTTATTGACGGAAAAAGGAATGGAATTAGGAAAAATACTTGGTCCGCTAAGCCAATGGGGTGAAAGCTGGATGAGTGACTAG
- a CDS encoding FMN-dependent NADH-azoreductase has protein sequence MANILYITANPYDETTSYSMAVGREFIEAYKKLNPEDNIVHLDLYEAEIPYLDRDVFNGWEKLKAGTPFEKLSHSERLKTGRLAELGGQFLLADKYVFVNPMWNFSIPAVMKTYIDAVTVSGKTFKYTKEGSVGLLKGKKAFHIQSSGDIYSYGPEAKNEMSNRYLEVMMNFFEVSSFESIIIEGQQRFPEKAEDIKAKALFQAHEAAAKF, from the coding sequence ATGGCTAATATACTATATATCACAGCAAACCCCTATGATGAAACAACATCATATAGTATGGCAGTGGGACGAGAATTTATTGAGGCATATAAAAAACTAAATCCCGAGGATAATATTGTTCATCTTGACTTGTATGAGGCAGAAATACCTTATTTAGATAGAGATGTATTTAACGGCTGGGAAAAGCTTAAAGCAGGCACCCCTTTCGAGAAGCTGTCGCATTCTGAAAGATTAAAAACAGGACGGCTTGCAGAATTAGGAGGACAGTTCTTATTGGCAGACAAATATGTATTTGTAAATCCTATGTGGAACTTCTCGATTCCTGCTGTCATGAAGACATATATTGATGCCGTGACTGTCTCTGGAAAAACATTCAAATACACAAAGGAAGGTTCCGTTGGGCTATTAAAAGGGAAAAAAGCCTTCCATATTCAATCAAGCGGTGATATTTATTCATATGGTCCTGAAGCTAAAAATGAAATGAGCAATCGATATTTAGAGGTTATGATGAATTTCTTCGAGGTGTCTTCATTTGAAAGTATTATTATTGAAGGCCAACAAAGATTTCCAGAAAAAGCGGAGGATATTAAAGCAAAGGCACTTTTCCAAGCACATGAGGCCGCTGCTAAATTTTAA
- the aroQ gene encoding type II 3-dehydroquinate dehydratase has protein sequence MSKKFLMLHGVNHNMFGKRDPKQYGTITLEEINSNIQALANELQIEVEAYQTNHEGEMVEKIHEAFLNGIDGVVLNAGAWTHYSYAIRDALAILTVPVVEIHMSNIHSREEFRHTSVFADIATGQISGFGEESYLLGIRAAVAASQK, from the coding sequence ATGAGCAAAAAATTCCTTATGTTACATGGCGTCAATCATAATATGTTCGGTAAACGTGATCCGAAGCAATATGGCACAATTACTTTAGAAGAAATTAACAGCAATATTCAAGCTTTAGCAAACGAACTGCAGATCGAAGTGGAAGCATATCAAACAAACCATGAAGGGGAAATGGTCGAAAAGATTCACGAAGCATTCCTAAATGGCATAGATGGTGTAGTCTTAAACGCAGGAGCATGGACACATTACAGCTATGCGATTAGAGATGCATTAGCTATTTTGACTGTACCTGTAGTGGAAATTCATATGTCTAACATTCATTCACGAGAAGAATTCCGTCATACATCCGTGTTTGCAGACATTGCAACAGGTCAAATTTCTGGATTCGGTGAGGAAAGCTACTTGCTTGGCATTCGCGCAGCAGTCGCAGCAAGTCAAAAATAA
- a CDS encoding quinate/shikimate dehydrogenase (YdiB; quinate/shikimate dehydrogenase from Escherichia coli uses both NAD and NAD(P) to convert quinate and shikimate to 3-dehydroquinate and 3-dehydroshikimate), with protein sequence MSNVHEKNIDGKTKLVGLLATPIGHSLSPRMHNLAYTLTDLNYAYLAFEVGNDELEATVKGLKAAGAAGFNVSMPNKMKVLEYLDELDDSAKYARASNTVVNRDGKLIGYNTDGQGYVKNLLEHGVTLEGKKVTLVGSGGAATPIAIQLVQSGIKEISIFARNDAFFVQAEENVDYINKEMKQFGVKANLFPLEDKEAFRREVAESAILANGTSLGMKPLDHLSIIDDALDVLRKDLVVTDVVYNPQKSKLLAQAEEAGATAINGLGMMLWQGALGFKLFTGVDMPVEQVKEILFGDNQ encoded by the coding sequence ATGTCTAACGTACATGAAAAAAATATCGATGGAAAAACAAAATTAGTAGGATTGCTTGCAACACCAATCGGTCATAGTTTGTCACCACGCATGCATAATCTTGCATACACTTTAACAGATCTAAACTATGCTTATCTTGCATTCGAAGTTGGCAATGATGAGTTAGAAGCAACAGTTAAAGGCTTAAAAGCAGCAGGAGCGGCAGGCTTCAATGTTTCTATGCCTAATAAAATGAAGGTGTTAGAGTACTTGGATGAACTAGATGATTCTGCAAAATATGCTCGTGCCAGCAATACAGTAGTGAACCGTGACGGCAAATTAATAGGCTACAATACAGATGGACAAGGATATGTGAAGAATTTATTGGAACATGGAGTAACACTTGAAGGCAAAAAAGTAACACTCGTTGGATCTGGCGGTGCTGCGACACCAATCGCAATCCAGTTAGTGCAATCAGGTATAAAAGAAATCAGCATTTTCGCTCGTAATGATGCGTTCTTCGTTCAAGCTGAGGAAAACGTAGATTATATTAATAAGGAAATGAAGCAATTCGGTGTAAAAGCTAATCTGTTTCCACTAGAAGATAAAGAAGCATTCCGTCGTGAAGTAGCAGAAAGTGCAATACTTGCTAATGGTACAAGCCTTGGCATGAAGCCGCTCGATCATTTAAGTATTATTGACGATGCGTTGGATGTGCTTCGTAAGGACTTAGTCGTAACAGATGTTGTTTACAACCCGCAAAAATCTAAATTGTTGGCACAGGCAGAAGAGGCTGGTGCAACAGCTATTAACGGTTTAGGAATGATGTTATGGCAAGGAGCTTTAGGATTTAAGCTGTTTACAGGTGTTGATATGCCTGTTGAGCAAGTTAAGGAAATATTATTCGGCGACAATCAATAA
- a CDS encoding MFS transporter, producing the protein MKNPYIKSSFGMYMNYFMLGMINIIIASNMDNLSERYAVTVGQISLLVSAIGIGKLIALFFVGRLSDKLGRKPVIITANFLYLVFLIGVPTTTNYVVAFIFAISAGIANSLLDSGTYPALTESFPKKASSASVLVKASVSIGATLLPFIMAILVANHIFWGWTFFGLGVLYLLTGIYLIFMPFPNHKNVTKADGVAETVFKAQPKFAGEGIAVILLGFTSTALFVVWQTWLPQLGKQFIGLDSSQAVQLLSYFSIGALVSVLLLAVVLDKFISPIMVAIVYPIGAFISMLVLFMVNSYGIVLVCTFLMGLFTSGILQLALSIMMKLFPKNKATASSYVNIASSASFILVPIITSSLVGSAGISMTLVFDMVIAVISVLLAVYVLSRFKKIFA; encoded by the coding sequence ATGAAAAATCCTTATATTAAGTCATCATTTGGAATGTATATGAATTACTTCATGCTCGGCATGATCAATATTATCATCGCCTCCAATATGGATAATCTTTCAGAACGATACGCAGTTACTGTTGGACAAATAAGTCTGCTCGTATCAGCGATCGGAATTGGGAAATTGATTGCTTTGTTTTTTGTCGGGCGTCTTTCCGACAAATTAGGGAGAAAGCCAGTTATTATAACAGCTAACTTCCTTTATCTTGTCTTTTTAATTGGTGTCCCAACGACAACTAATTATGTCGTAGCATTTATCTTTGCGATATCAGCTGGTATTGCCAATTCGCTGCTTGACTCTGGAACATATCCAGCCTTAACCGAGTCATTCCCGAAAAAAGCAAGCTCTGCTTCTGTATTAGTGAAAGCATCGGTATCAATCGGTGCAACATTGCTGCCATTTATTATGGCAATCCTAGTAGCTAATCATATTTTCTGGGGCTGGACATTCTTTGGACTTGGCGTTTTATATTTACTAACTGGCATTTACTTAATATTTATGCCTTTCCCAAACCATAAAAATGTAACAAAAGCAGACGGTGTCGCTGAAACTGTGTTTAAGGCTCAGCCAAAGTTTGCAGGGGAAGGGATTGCCGTTATTTTACTAGGATTTACATCAACAGCACTATTCGTAGTATGGCAAACATGGCTGCCGCAGCTAGGTAAACAATTTATTGGTCTTGATTCAAGTCAAGCGGTGCAATTGCTTTCTTACTTCAGTATTGGTGCACTTGTATCTGTATTGTTACTAGCTGTTGTATTAGACAAATTCATCTCACCAATTATGGTGGCGATTGTTTATCCAATCGGCGCATTTATCTCCATGCTTGTTCTGTTCATGGTGAATTCTTATGGAATTGTTCTGGTTTGTACATTCTTAATGGGTCTGTTTACATCAGGAATTCTGCAATTAGCATTAAGTATTATGATGAAGCTGTTCCCAAAAAACAAAGCAACTGCATCCTCATATGTAAATATTGCTTCAAGTGCATCCTTTATACTTGTTCCAATAATTACAAGTAGTTTAGTAGGTTCTGCTGGCATATCAATGACTTTAGTATTTGATATGGTTATCGCCGTAATCAGTGTTCTTCTTGCTGTATATGTATTAAGCAGATTTAAAAAAATATTTGCTTAA
- a CDS encoding MFS transporter, whose product MKHKYLNMALGLYMSYFLLGMINIILASNMSFLSEQLNVEKTDISLLISVVGVGHLLSINIAGRFSDRYGRKPLVVAATILYMVFLIGIPLTSHYQIAMGLAFIAGICNSLLDSGTYPALNEAFDEASGTATVLLKAFISFGASLLPMMINFFVVEKLFYGLVFFVPALLFLFNGLFLMKVSFPKFKEEKASQDVIISETAASTGPKLWREGAALILLGFSSVSLFTVVQTWLPTYGQEVLHLDKLKSIGLLSFYSTGGLISILLLAVLLKRTIKPITAIVILPAFAFLALLLLIINDNPTLLPIISFCLGLFMSGIFQLTVTVMIELFPHKKGVSVSYVSAAASIAFIVIPFITGLFIKYIGVSSVFMLDLVIAFISTILALFISVTQRNKRSDLILKK is encoded by the coding sequence ATGAAACATAAATATTTAAACATGGCGCTAGGTTTATATATGAGTTATTTCTTGCTAGGAATGATTAATATTATCTTAGCTTCAAATATGAGTTTTTTATCTGAGCAACTGAATGTAGAAAAAACCGATATTAGCTTATTGATTTCTGTCGTAGGGGTAGGGCACTTACTATCAATTAATATTGCAGGACGATTTTCTGATCGTTACGGCAGAAAACCATTAGTTGTGGCAGCAACCATACTGTATATGGTTTTCTTAATCGGAATTCCGCTGACATCACATTACCAAATTGCAATGGGATTGGCATTTATTGCAGGTATCTGTAATTCCTTACTCGATTCAGGGACATACCCTGCACTTAATGAAGCATTTGATGAAGCTTCTGGAACAGCAACAGTACTTTTAAAGGCCTTTATATCCTTTGGTGCATCCTTGCTTCCAATGATGATTAATTTTTTTGTTGTAGAAAAACTATTTTATGGACTAGTATTTTTTGTTCCAGCATTGCTGTTTCTATTCAATGGGTTGTTTTTAATGAAGGTCAGCTTTCCAAAGTTTAAGGAAGAAAAGGCATCACAAGACGTCATCATTTCAGAGACTGCAGCTTCGACTGGACCGAAGCTTTGGAGAGAAGGTGCTGCCCTTATATTATTAGGCTTTAGCTCTGTCTCCTTATTTACGGTCGTACAAACTTGGCTGCCAACATATGGACAAGAGGTTCTTCATTTAGACAAGCTGAAATCAATTGGATTGCTTAGCTTTTACAGTACAGGCGGGCTTATCTCGATTTTATTGCTGGCAGTCTTATTAAAAAGAACGATAAAACCAATAACGGCCATAGTGATCCTGCCAGCTTTTGCGTTCCTTGCATTATTGCTGTTAATCATTAATGATAATCCGACGTTGCTTCCTATTATTTCCTTTTGTCTTGGGTTATTTATGTCAGGGATATTTCAATTAACCGTTACTGTCATGATAGAACTGTTTCCTCATAAAAAGGGAGTAAGTGTTTCGTATGTAAGTGCGGCTGCCAGTATCGCTTTTATTGTAATCCCTTTCATTACAGGACTGTTTATCAAGTATATCGGCGTTTCCTCCGTATTTATGCTAGACCTGGTTATTGCCTTTATAAGCACGATTCTTGCTTTGTTTATATCAGTAACTCAAAGGAATAAGCGAAGCGATTTAATTTTAAAGAAATAA
- a CDS encoding LacI family DNA-binding transcriptional regulator, with product MVIFLKQKKRRITLQDVAKHAGVSTSTASLVIRNHPRISDATKKKVLNSIEELGYVYDRVAAKLRSQSSKIIGVIVTDISNKFISEFLIGVQQTLEKMDYTVLLGTTFDSVSKQERLISTMVEHRVDGLIINAASKTNKSTISQLNHLELPVVLANREVEHVNCDYVGIDYIKGTYLAVSHLLKKGHTRIAFLGGIKMSSTWKDRMKGFQEAHDNAEVSVDKSLVIDGLPTSEGGVQTVLEVLKNPNPPTAIFCFSDLVAFGVLQGLSMQGIIPGQDIDIVGFDNIPEAEIYHPPLTTVSSFPRTIGIKAATILYNKLDQDDSIQQRIILNPELVIRETST from the coding sequence ATGGTGATTTTTTTGAAACAAAAAAAACGGAGGATTACGCTTCAAGATGTTGCTAAGCATGCCGGTGTTTCGACTTCGACGGCTTCTTTAGTTATTCGCAATCATCCCCGGATTTCAGATGCAACGAAGAAAAAGGTATTAAATTCCATTGAAGAGCTGGGATATGTATACGACCGAGTTGCGGCTAAATTAAGGTCACAAAGCTCAAAAATTATTGGAGTCATTGTGACGGATATCTCCAATAAATTTATCTCGGAGTTTTTAATAGGTGTTCAACAAACACTTGAGAAAATGGATTATACCGTATTATTGGGAACAACTTTCGATTCTGTCTCGAAACAGGAGCGATTAATTTCAACGATGGTCGAGCATAGAGTTGACGGATTGATTATAAATGCTGCTTCAAAAACCAATAAAAGTACAATAAGTCAATTGAATCACCTTGAACTGCCTGTCGTGCTCGCAAACAGAGAAGTGGAGCATGTGAATTGTGATTATGTAGGAATTGATTACATAAAAGGTACTTACCTTGCTGTAAGTCATTTGTTAAAAAAAGGACATACAAGAATTGCCTTTCTTGGCGGCATAAAGATGTCCTCTACATGGAAGGACCGTATGAAGGGATTTCAAGAAGCCCATGATAATGCTGAAGTATCGGTGGATAAATCACTTGTTATTGATGGCTTGCCAACAAGTGAAGGTGGTGTTCAAACAGTTTTGGAGGTGCTTAAAAACCCCAATCCTCCAACAGCTATTTTTTGTTTCAGTGATCTTGTGGCATTTGGTGTTCTGCAAGGTTTAAGCATGCAGGGAATAATACCTGGACAAGACATAGATATTGTAGGCTTTGACAATATTCCTGAAGCAGAAATATATCATCCGCCATTAACAACGGTCTCGTCTTTCCCAAGAACGATAGGTATTAAGGCAGCGACGATTTTGTATAATAAATTGGACCAAGATGACTCCATCCAACAAAGAATCATCTTAAATCCAGAGCTAGTAATAAGAGAAACCTCAACATAA
- a CDS encoding PadR family transcriptional regulator, translating to MSTQIQIFILSRLMEENNYPYKIKKQLSEPIPLDQLVGLTESKLYYHFDSLVKQGLIEIVEIIKEEHRPDKQVFGITEKGRQELPKKIYKLFENADAITDMLVGLSNLDYVDRNKIIDILEKKLESFTARWEQVKTFDKVEFYPDKEKLINFISGYYSTRTDHTIRWMEELINRLKNEEI from the coding sequence ATGTCCACTCAAATTCAAATCTTCATCTTAAGCAGGCTGATGGAGGAAAATAATTATCCTTATAAAATTAAAAAACAGCTTTCAGAGCCAATTCCACTTGATCAGCTTGTTGGTTTAACAGAAAGCAAGCTTTACTATCACTTTGATTCACTAGTAAAGCAAGGTTTGATCGAAATTGTTGAAATAATAAAAGAAGAACACAGACCAGATAAACAAGTATTTGGCATTACTGAAAAAGGAAGGCAAGAATTGCCGAAGAAAATATATAAGCTGTTTGAGAATGCTGATGCTATCACAGATATGCTCGTAGGTTTATCTAACTTGGATTATGTTGACCGCAACAAAATCATAGATATACTTGAAAAAAAGCTGGAAAGCTTTACTGCACGGTGGGAGCAAGTGAAGACATTTGATAAAGTGGAGTTTTACCCAGATAAGGAAAAGCTGATTAATTTTATAAGCGGGTATTATTCAACAAGAACTGACCATACAATACGTTGGATGGAAGAGCTAATCAACAGATTGAAAAATGAGGAAATATAA
- a CDS encoding YhgE/Pip domain-containing protein gives MKFKQFLKTRGAIAAIFMGIFYAIAMLGIFLPGYSAIPGNVDKFPIAFVNDDKGEYGAQIASQLEENLPFKNIQTDLSNSQALKDLDKNDLALVVHIPETFSADMQKGEVSSSIDFTINEAGATTVSSTMNSVVTQINNQLSTQFSQQTAQGVLMNFNVPEDQAAELAKKIETAYTGNVVSINEIPDGMNNNMLPMFLTMAGYVGAMIGAMQLVAAFKASRGKASKTKLFLYVQSTALLIAVTSSLIALGITYLVNQPSGELFFGILGQQILNYLVSFNFTAILLFLVGEGGMILNLPILLFQTLANGATIPRDMMYLPYEWMSHISPMYYSVQAYFANMYGGISPSPYIWSMVAIGAAAMLINIVIVTFVHKHVPVEDQEAEVNVKNGAEITA, from the coding sequence ATGAAGTTTAAACAGTTCTTAAAAACAAGAGGTGCAATTGCTGCCATCTTTATGGGGATTTTTTATGCTATTGCTATGCTCGGCATCTTCTTGCCAGGTTACTCTGCAATTCCAGGAAATGTAGATAAATTTCCAATTGCCTTTGTCAACGATGATAAAGGGGAATATGGTGCACAGATTGCGAGTCAGTTAGAGGAGAACTTGCCTTTTAAAAATATCCAAACAGACCTGTCCAACAGCCAAGCGTTAAAAGATTTAGATAAAAACGATTTAGCGTTAGTTGTTCATATTCCAGAAACATTCTCTGCAGATATGCAAAAAGGAGAGGTTTCATCAAGTATTGATTTCACCATTAATGAAGCAGGTGCAACTACTGTTTCCTCAACAATGAATTCAGTTGTCACACAAATAAACAATCAACTGAGTACACAGTTCTCCCAGCAAACAGCACAAGGTGTGTTAATGAACTTTAATGTGCCCGAAGATCAAGCTGCAGAATTAGCGAAAAAAATTGAGACAGCCTACACAGGAAATGTCGTATCCATTAATGAAATTCCAGATGGCATGAATAATAATATGCTGCCGATGTTTTTAACAATGGCAGGTTATGTTGGTGCGATGATTGGTGCAATGCAACTAGTAGCTGCATTTAAAGCTAGCCGCGGTAAAGCAAGCAAAACAAAACTATTTCTTTATGTACAATCAACAGCATTATTGATTGCCGTAACATCATCTTTGATTGCTTTAGGTATTACTTATTTAGTGAACCAGCCAAGCGGTGAATTATTCTTTGGAATTCTTGGCCAGCAAATTCTGAACTACCTAGTTAGCTTTAACTTTACAGCAATTTTGCTTTTCTTAGTGGGAGAAGGCGGCATGATATTGAACCTGCCAATTCTTTTATTCCAAACATTAGCGAATGGTGCAACAATTCCAAGAGATATGATGTACTTGCCATATGAATGGATGAGTCATATTTCACCAATGTATTACTCTGTTCAAGCTTACTTTGCAAACATGTATGGAGGCATCAGCCCAAGTCCATATATTTGGTCAATGGTCGCAATTGGTGCTGCTGCGATGTTGATTAATATCGTCATCGTTACATTTGTTCACAAGCATGTGCCAGTGGAAGACCAAGAAGCAGAGGTAAATGTTAAGAATGGTGCTGAAATTACTGCTTAA